A portion of the Canis aureus isolate CA01 chromosome 32, VMU_Caureus_v.1.0, whole genome shotgun sequence genome contains these proteins:
- the LOC144303543 gene encoding cytochrome P450 1A2-like isoform X1 → MALSQMATELLLASTIFCLVLWVVKVWQPRLPKGLKSPPGPWGWPLLGNVLTLGKSPHLALSRLSQRYGDVLQIRIGSTPVLVLSGLDTIRQALVRQGDDFKGRPDLYSFSLVTDGQSLTFSPDSGPVWAARRRLAQNALNTFSIASDPASSCSCYLEEHVSKEAEALLSRLQEQMAEVGRFDPYNQVLLSVANVIGAMCFGHHFSQRSEEMLPLLMSSNDFVETASSGNPVDFFSILQYMPNSALQRFKNFNQTFVQSLQKIVQEHYQDFDELVSPQHSVQDITGALLKHSEKSSRTSDGHISHEKIVNIINDIFGAGFDTVTTAISWSLMYLVANPEIQRKIQKELDTVIGRARQPRLSDRPQLPLMEAFILEIFRHTSFVPFTIPHSTTKDTTLKGFYIPKECCVFINQWQVNHDQQVWGDPFAFRPERFLTADGTAINKTLSEKVMLFGMGKRRCIGEVLAKWEIFLFLAILLQRLEFSVPAGVKVDLTPIYGLTMKHTRCEHVQARPRFSIK, encoded by the exons CCTGGGGCTGGCCCCTGCTCGGGAACGtgctgaccttgggcaagagCCCCCACCTGGCGCTGTCCAGGCTGAGCCAGCGTTATGGGGACGTGCTGCAGATCCGCATCGGCTCCACCCCCGTGCTGGTGCTCAGTGGCCTGGACACCATCCGGCAGGCCCTGGTGCGCCAGGGGGATGATTTCAAGGGCCGGCCCGACCTCTACAGCTTCTCTCTGGTGACCGACGGCCAAAGCCTGACCTTCAGCCCAGACTCCGGACCAGTGTGGGCTGCGCGCAGGCGCCTGGCTCAGAACGCGCTCAACACCTTCTCCATTGCCTCCGACCCGGCTTCCTCGTGCTCTTGCTACCTGGAAGAGCATGTGAGCAAGGAGGCCGAGGCCCTTCTCAGCAGGCTGCAGGAGCAGATGGCAGAGGTTGGGCGCTTTGATCCCTACAACCAAGTGCTGCTGTCAGTGGCCAATGTCATTGGTGCAATGTGCTTTGGGCACCACTTCTCTCAGAGAAGTGAGGAAATGCTCCCCCTCCTAATGAGCTCCAATGATTTTGTGGAGACCGCCTCCTCCGGGAACCCGGTGGACTTCTTCTCCATTCTCCAATATATGCCCAACTCAGCCCTGCAGAGATTCAAGAACTTCAACCAGACGTTTGTGCAGTCCCTGCAGAAAATTGTCCAGGAACACTATCAAGACTTTGATGAG CTTGTGTCCCCACAGCACAGTGTCCAGGACATCACAGGCGCCCTCTTGAAGCACAGTGAGAAGAGCTCCAGGACTAGTGATGGCCACATCTCCCATGAGAAGATAGTCAACATTATCAACGACATTTTTGGGGCCG GATTTGACACTGTCACAACGGCCATTTCCTGGAGTCTTATGTACCTTGTGGCAAACcctgagatacagagaaagatcCAGAAGGAGTTGG ACACGGTGATTGGCAGGGCACGGCAGCCTCGCCTCTCTGACAGGCCCCAGCTGCCCTTAATGGAGGCCTTCATCCTGGAGATCTTCCGACACACCTCCTTTGTCCCCTTCACCATCCCCCACAG CACAACAAAGGACACAACGTTAAAGGGCTTCTACATTCCCAAGGAATGCTGTGTCTTCATAAACCAGTGGCAGGTCAATCATGACCA ACAGGTGTGGGGGGATCCATTTGCATTCCGGCCAGAGCGATTCCTCACTGCAGATGGCACCGCCATCAACAAGACCTTGAGTGAGAAGGTGATGCTCTTTGGCATGGGCAAGCGCCGGTGCATAGGAGAGGTCCTGGCCAAGTGGGAGATCTTCCTCTTCCTAGCCATCTTGCTGCAGCGGCTGGAGTTCAGCGTGCCAGCAGGTGTGAAAGTAGACCTAACCCCCATCTATGGGCTGACCATGAAGCACACCCGCTGTGAGCATGTCCAGGCACGGCCACGCTTCTCCATCAAGTGA
- the LOC144303543 gene encoding cytochrome P450 1A2-like isoform X2 → MALSQMATELLLASTIFCLVLWVVKVWQPRLPKGLKSPPGPWGWPLLGNVLTLGKSPHLALSRLSQRYGDVLQIRIGSTPVLVLSGLDTIRQALVRQGDDFKGRPDLYSFSLVTDGQSLTFSPDSGPVWAARRRLAQNALNTFSIASDPASSCSCYLEEHVSKEAEALLSRLQEQMAEVGRFDPYNQVLLSVANVIGAMCFGHHFSQRSEEMLPLLMSSNDFVETASSGNPVDFFSILQYMPNSALQRFKNFNQTFVQSLQKIVQEHYQDFDEHSVQDITGALLKHSEKSSRTSDGHISHEKIVNIINDIFGAGFDTVTTAISWSLMYLVANPEIQRKIQKELDTVIGRARQPRLSDRPQLPLMEAFILEIFRHTSFVPFTIPHSTTKDTTLKGFYIPKECCVFINQWQVNHDQQVWGDPFAFRPERFLTADGTAINKTLSEKVMLFGMGKRRCIGEVLAKWEIFLFLAILLQRLEFSVPAGVKVDLTPIYGLTMKHTRCEHVQARPRFSIK, encoded by the exons CCTGGGGCTGGCCCCTGCTCGGGAACGtgctgaccttgggcaagagCCCCCACCTGGCGCTGTCCAGGCTGAGCCAGCGTTATGGGGACGTGCTGCAGATCCGCATCGGCTCCACCCCCGTGCTGGTGCTCAGTGGCCTGGACACCATCCGGCAGGCCCTGGTGCGCCAGGGGGATGATTTCAAGGGCCGGCCCGACCTCTACAGCTTCTCTCTGGTGACCGACGGCCAAAGCCTGACCTTCAGCCCAGACTCCGGACCAGTGTGGGCTGCGCGCAGGCGCCTGGCTCAGAACGCGCTCAACACCTTCTCCATTGCCTCCGACCCGGCTTCCTCGTGCTCTTGCTACCTGGAAGAGCATGTGAGCAAGGAGGCCGAGGCCCTTCTCAGCAGGCTGCAGGAGCAGATGGCAGAGGTTGGGCGCTTTGATCCCTACAACCAAGTGCTGCTGTCAGTGGCCAATGTCATTGGTGCAATGTGCTTTGGGCACCACTTCTCTCAGAGAAGTGAGGAAATGCTCCCCCTCCTAATGAGCTCCAATGATTTTGTGGAGACCGCCTCCTCCGGGAACCCGGTGGACTTCTTCTCCATTCTCCAATATATGCCCAACTCAGCCCTGCAGAGATTCAAGAACTTCAACCAGACGTTTGTGCAGTCCCTGCAGAAAATTGTCCAGGAACACTATCAAGACTTTGATGAG CACAGTGTCCAGGACATCACAGGCGCCCTCTTGAAGCACAGTGAGAAGAGCTCCAGGACTAGTGATGGCCACATCTCCCATGAGAAGATAGTCAACATTATCAACGACATTTTTGGGGCCG GATTTGACACTGTCACAACGGCCATTTCCTGGAGTCTTATGTACCTTGTGGCAAACcctgagatacagagaaagatcCAGAAGGAGTTGG ACACGGTGATTGGCAGGGCACGGCAGCCTCGCCTCTCTGACAGGCCCCAGCTGCCCTTAATGGAGGCCTTCATCCTGGAGATCTTCCGACACACCTCCTTTGTCCCCTTCACCATCCCCCACAG CACAACAAAGGACACAACGTTAAAGGGCTTCTACATTCCCAAGGAATGCTGTGTCTTCATAAACCAGTGGCAGGTCAATCATGACCA ACAGGTGTGGGGGGATCCATTTGCATTCCGGCCAGAGCGATTCCTCACTGCAGATGGCACCGCCATCAACAAGACCTTGAGTGAGAAGGTGATGCTCTTTGGCATGGGCAAGCGCCGGTGCATAGGAGAGGTCCTGGCCAAGTGGGAGATCTTCCTCTTCCTAGCCATCTTGCTGCAGCGGCTGGAGTTCAGCGTGCCAGCAGGTGTGAAAGTAGACCTAACCCCCATCTATGGGCTGACCATGAAGCACACCCGCTGTGAGCATGTCCAGGCACGGCCACGCTTCTCCATCAAGTGA